The following are from one region of the Cloacibacterium sp. TD35 genome:
- the nadD gene encoding nicotinate (nicotinamide) nucleotide adenylyltransferase, which translates to MKKIGLFFGSFNPIHIGHLILANYILENSNMDELWFVVSPQNPFKDKKSLLTDHNRLDMVQLAVKNYPKMRASNVEFSLPKPSYTIDTLTYLKEKYPNYSFALIMGEDNLDSLPKWKNSEKLMSEYQIIVYPRTFEGEKKDNEYLQHENISMVNAPIIELSATEIRNMIKEGKNVRPMLPPEVFEYLDGSSFYK; encoded by the coding sequence ATGAAAAAAATTGGACTGTTTTTCGGCTCATTCAACCCCATTCATATTGGGCATTTGATTTTGGCAAACTATATTTTAGAAAATTCTAATATGGATGAACTTTGGTTTGTGGTTTCTCCACAAAATCCATTTAAAGATAAAAAATCATTGCTCACAGACCACAACCGTCTTGATATGGTGCAACTTGCGGTGAAAAATTATCCTAAAATGCGGGCTTCAAACGTAGAGTTTTCTTTACCAAAACCGAGTTACACGATTGACACACTTACTTATCTCAAGGAAAAATATCCCAATTATTCTTTTGCGCTGATTATGGGCGAAGATAATCTAGACTCGCTTCCTAAATGGAAAAACTCAGAAAAACTGATGTCTGAGTATCAAATCATCGTCTATCCTAGAACTTTTGAAGGCGAGAAAAAAGACAATGAATATTTACAGCACGAGAACATCAGCATGGTAAATGCACCGATAATAGAACTTTCTGCCACAGAAATTAGAAATATGATTAAAGAAGGCAAAAATGTAAGACCTATGCTTCCACCAGAAGTTTTTGAATATTTAGACGGAAGTAGTTTTTATAAGTAA
- a CDS encoding DUF3817 domain-containing protein has protein sequence MEVIENFFLSKYSQEKLIKWFKQICIAEAISWLLLFSAMVWIREDKEGILPIIYISVMGSIHGLFFTLYLILAFPCRKIYQWDDEDSIFALLAAFFPLATIWIDKKLAKFNRE, from the coding sequence ATGGAAGTCATCGAAAATTTCTTTTTATCCAAATATTCTCAAGAAAAACTCATCAAATGGTTTAAGCAAATTTGTATTGCAGAAGCAATTTCTTGGCTTTTGCTTTTCTCGGCTATGGTATGGATTCGTGAGGACAAGGAAGGAATTTTACCCATTATTTACATTAGTGTTATGGGGAGTATTCATGGTTTATTTTTCACATTATACCTGATTTTAGCCTTTCCTTGTAGAAAAATTTATCAATGGGATGACGAAGATTCTATATTCGCACTTTTAGCTGCGTTTTTCCCATTGGCAACCATTTGGATTGACAAAAAATTAGCCAAATTCAACCGAGAGTAA